DNA from Leptospira bandrabouensis:
TAATAATTCCAAAAGCTTGAGTGTCTCTTTCTTCAAAAGGTAAAACATCGAAAATAGTAAGGAATTCGATTAATGAAATTCTATTCTTTTCTTTTTGCTCACTGTTCTGAATTCCAAATTCAAGTTCAGCGAGGGTTAAAGTTGAAATGAAAATACCTTTGTTATAATTTTTATTAATTTTATCTATTAGAATTTGATTTTTCTTTTTAATAAGAAAAATACAAATATTAGTATCAAGTAGAAACATTAGATAGAATCTCTTTCAGAATCAGGTAATTCATTTCTCCCATCTTTCATAAAATCATCCGAGAATCCATTTAAACCATCTAGAAAGGCGTTCCAAGCTTTATTTTTTGGAACAAGAATTACGGCTTCTCCAACTTTTTGAATAAAGACCTCATCGCCTTTAAATTGAAATTCCTTTGGAATTCTTACTGCTTGGCTTCTTCCGTTTATAAAGATTTTTGCTGTTTGCATGTAAGTAGTATATATCGTAGTATATATCTTTGTCAATGTTGATTTTTCTTAATTTTAGGCTTATTTTTCGCCATTGCAAATAACGAACTAGGCTAATCGACGTTCCTCGTAGCTGAGCCTACGGAGTAGGCGTTAGCGTCGGCGCGCCTTCTTGCAGAGCGAGAAGCGTGACGGAGAGGAATGTGGCGCAGCCCAAACGAGGCCGCAAGTGCCGAAGTGCAGCGATTCGCCGTTGTTATACGCAGTAAGTGTTTTATGCGAACTATTGGTAGTAAACATCTACTGTTTCTTTTCGAATATATTTATTAACCGGAATTTCCCTGTCAAAACTTTTTGGGTTAACCATGTATGCTAGGTCACTTCCAAACTCTTCCTTGTATTTGCTATATATTTGTATAAAATTTTTGCTAAAAATATCGATAAATTCTAGTAATACTGTCAGTTCAAGAACTGTTTTTTCAATTAGATTAAATTGATCTATAAAGAGTGAACACAGTAGGCTTGTTAGTTCTTGTTCGTCAATTTCCTTAGCTCTTGTTTTTGACTTATATGAAGATTTGTAAGATTCTATTGTGTTGTTGTAAGTCTTTCCGATGATTCTGTTTAAGTTTCCATCACCTAGAATATCTATTGTAATTGAAAATAATTTAAATAGCTTCTTATCGATGGCTATTTTTTCTCTTATTTGAAATACAAAGAGACTGTCAGCTAAGTCGAAAGAGGGCTTATCTAAATCTATGGGATATAGTGCGGAAAGATATTCCAGTTCGGTTTTGAAGAAATCATTTGTAAGGTAGTTTTTGGCAATTATGGATATTTTCTCTTCCATAAGTTCTCTAACTTCTGGAATGTTATTCGCATCGGGATTTGAGAGTAGGGATTGTCTCCAGTAATTGATTAGGTCTTTAAAATGTGTTTCATTATTAAATCGTTTTAGTATTTCTTCGAATCGGACAAATTCACTTGCTAATGAATTTATTCGTTTTATACTTTTTAAGATTATAGTGTTATAGGAATTTATTGTTTTATTTATTTCTTCGATTTTTCTGATGCGAATATTTTCTAAATCTTTCTTTTTGTCTCTGTTAGACTCTAGTAGAAATATTATTATCGAAAAACCAAGAGGTAGTGTTGCATTAAGTAGGCTAAAGTAAGTTGTCTTTTCTTCGCCATCTAGGCAAGGAGTTGAGATGAAAAATATTGCAATTATAGCGTAAGTTATAGAAATAAGAAATATTGTTGAAATATATTTATTCATTCTTGTTTTAGGTTACACTTATTGCGTATAACGAACTAGACTAACCGACGTAGGCTGACCCTGAGTCCCGGAACGGGACGTTAGGG
Protein-coding regions in this window:
- the vapC gene encoding type II toxin-antitoxin system tRNA(fMet)-specific endonuclease VapC, which encodes MFLLDTNICIFLIKKKNQILIDKINKNYNKGIFISTLTLAELEFGIQNSEQKEKNRISLIEFLTIFDVLPFEERDTQAFGIIKADLRKSGNLISSIDALLAAQAISRNLIFITNNTKEFKRVKNLIFEDWSQ
- the vapB gene encoding type II toxin-antitoxin system antitoxin VapB; the protein is MQTAKIFINGRSQAVRIPKEFQFKGDEVFIQKVGEAVILVPKNKAWNAFLDGLNGFSDDFMKDGRNELPDSERDSI